From Candidatus Poribacteria bacterium, a single genomic window includes:
- a CDS encoding DEAD/DEAH box helicase translates to MRMLYKGYILDPFQERAIRAIEEDKSVIVAAPTGAGKTLIAEYAVEKCLEQERKIIYTAPIKALSNQKYRDFYADYGDMIGIMTGDVVLNPDAPALIMTTEIFRNTIFEDISRLDDIDYVIFDEIHYINDIQRGTVWEESIIFAPQHIKFVCLSATMPNLDQFARWMRSIRRHPIVVINEESRPVPLEHKLYIRNAGIGDLEAFKSLRRYMKENGVDDARYIDADVLKGFGIEPYDGLVEYMKSNDRLPCLFFCFSRSRCEEYARWYSKRDFLNEHERQEMIDLYERLCTQFNLMEEPGYERFKRMLSKGVAYHHAGILPTFKEVIERLFTSGLIKLLFTTETFAVGINMPARTVAFEGLEKYDGVEFRYLKTREYHQMAGRAGRRGIDPVGYVYAQVDPYFADPDEVERIVAGPVEPIESQFNLSYASILNLYDKYKGNIYDVCDLSLGNFQALELVERLEKELRRLNRRARELKRPVCIREGVDPMKVLRRYVELQDEIGSMREKLREARRRFGPRRIRRGEFGRMKVQIGKLERKRRALPCNKCPYRKSCLPLYKAVAEVEAQRKMIRDRKKEAERGLKERIARRLDVLWDLGYIDEEGLLPRGRFASQIYGYEMQVTQLFFGGHFERLSEDQINVLIMAIVFESKKDEWFAKLRDKEIKRMLSKAKSEVEFIRQCELKHNIADLTPQLDDSFSAAMLAWSQGCKFQDLRNYTSLAEGDIVRAFRNAIDLLRQMRRVLREHPTLYPRINGCIDRIKRDVVDAERELRMDTDMERESLSGTSCYA, encoded by the coding sequence ATGAGAATGCTCTATAAAGGATACATCCTAGATCCATTTCAAGAGAGGGCAATTAGGGCGATAGAGGAGGATAAATCCGTCATAGTTGCCGCACCCACGGGAGCAGGCAAGACTCTGATAGCGGAGTATGCCGTGGAGAAATGCCTGGAACAGGAGCGCAAGATCATATACACGGCCCCCATAAAGGCATTAAGCAATCAGAAATACAGGGACTTCTACGCCGATTACGGCGATATGATCGGGATCATGACCGGCGATGTTGTGCTCAATCCCGACGCGCCGGCCCTAATCATGACCACGGAGATATTCCGAAATACGATCTTTGAGGATATCTCACGGCTGGATGACATCGATTATGTGATCTTCGACGAGATACACTACATCAACGACATCCAGCGTGGAACCGTATGGGAGGAAAGTATTATATTCGCCCCGCAACACATCAAGTTCGTCTGTCTCAGCGCCACCATGCCGAACCTCGATCAATTCGCCAGATGGATGCGATCCATCAGACGTCACCCCATAGTGGTCATAAATGAGGAGAGCAGACCTGTGCCTCTGGAACATAAACTCTACATCCGAAACGCCGGCATAGGTGACCTAGAGGCCTTCAAATCGCTGAGGAGATACATGAAGGAGAACGGCGTGGACGACGCACGGTATATCGACGCGGACGTGCTGAAGGGGTTCGGAATCGAGCCCTATGACGGATTGGTGGAGTATATGAAATCGAACGACAGGCTTCCCTGCCTCTTCTTCTGTTTCAGCCGAAGCCGCTGCGAGGAATACGCCAGATGGTACTCAAAACGCGATTTCCTCAACGAGCATGAACGGCAGGAGATGATAGATCTATACGAGAGGTTGTGCACGCAGTTTAATCTGATGGAGGAGCCCGGATACGAACGGTTCAAAAGGATGCTCTCGAAAGGCGTGGCATATCATCACGCGGGCATATTGCCCACCTTCAAGGAGGTTATCGAAAGGCTCTTCACGTCCGGGCTGATCAAGCTGCTGTTTACCACCGAGACGTTCGCTGTCGGGATAAACATGCCCGCCAGAACTGTGGCCTTTGAGGGACTGGAGAAGTATGATGGGGTGGAGTTCAGATATCTCAAGACCAGAGAATATCACCAGATGGCGGGTCGAGCCGGCAGAAGGGGGATAGATCCCGTCGGCTATGTCTACGCCCAGGTCGATCCGTATTTCGCCGATCCAGACGAAGTAGAGCGCATCGTCGCAGGACCGGTCGAGCCGATAGAAAGTCAGTTCAATCTCTCCTACGCCAGTATCCTGAACCTCTACGATAAGTATAAGGGAAACATCTACGACGTATGTGATCTGAGCCTCGGCAATTTTCAGGCCTTGGAGCTGGTCGAACGACTTGAGAAGGAGCTACGAAGGCTCAATCGGAGGGCGAGAGAGCTAAAGCGCCCCGTTTGTATCCGCGAGGGCGTCGATCCGATGAAGGTTCTAAGAAGATATGTCGAGCTGCAGGATGAGATAGGCTCCATGCGCGAGAAACTAAGAGAGGCGAGACGTCGTTTCGGACCGAGGAGGATCAGGAGAGGCGAATTCGGCAGGATGAAGGTCCAGATAGGCAAACTCGAGAGGAAGAGACGGGCACTGCCGTGCAATAAATGTCCCTATAGAAAAAGCTGTCTCCCACTCTATAAAGCGGTCGCCGAGGTCGAGGCTCAACGCAAGATGATACGGGATCGGAAAAAGGAGGCCGAGAGGGGATTAAAGGAACGGATCGCTAGAAGGTTGGATGTGCTGTGGGATCTGGGATATATAGATGAAGAGGGGCTTCTGCCGCGCGGGCGGTTCGCGTCGCAGATATATGGCTACGAGATGCAAGTTACCCAGCTCTTCTTCGGCGGACATTTTGAAAGGCTGAGCGAGGACCAGATCAACGTGCTGATTATGGCCATAGTCTTTGAGTCGAAGAAGGATGAGTGGTTCGCTAAGCTAAGAGATAAAGAGATAAAGAGGATGTTATCGAAAGCGAAAAGCGAGGTGGAATTTATAAGGCAGTGTGAGTTAAAACATAACATCGCGGATCTCACCCCTCAGCTTGACGACAGCTTTTCTGCCGCCATGCTGGCATGGAGCCAGGGGTGTAAGTTTCAAGACCTTCGCAACTACACCTCGCTTGCGGAGGGGGATATCGTCAGGGCGTTCAGGAATGCCATAGATCTGCTGCGTCAAATGCGTCGTGTCCTTAGGGAACATCCCACCCTTTATCCCAGAATAAACGGATGTATCGATAGGATCAAGAGGGATGTGGTGGATGCAGAAAGGGAACTCAGAATGGATACCGATATGGAGAGGGAATCTCTCTCCGGAACTAGCTGTTATGCTTGA
- a CDS encoding response regulator, which yields MAEEGSDRTEKLSPRMATRREETQTGLETERMSLRAIQMVSDAVHESLDLLSVAKNAVNAMMRYMHSPSVGLFLYSEGSSSLKLLYARGFSERILHAGSELPVERSLNGLVIRQKKIISCEDLSNDQRVELKVREELLKEGFTSVVSVPLLYQDRAIGAISLVFKGKYTLSEDERRTLLAIGKTIGLAIANAQHVARLEAEINERKRAEEEKERLQSQLLHAQKMEAIGRLAGGIAHDFNNMLTPIIGYANILCSHLSSDNRLFRYAKVIRDTAERAASLTAQLLAFSRRQTLKMEVLNLNLVISDMKEMLGRLIGEDIELTTLLDSELKLIKADKGQIEQVIMNLVLNARDAMPQGGKIMIKTGNIRVNEEYCKLHAEARPGDFVYLLVEDTGIGIDEEMVHRIFEPFFTTKERGKGTGLGLSVVYGIIKQHGGWINVYSEPGKGSTFKIYLPALLSEKEAKAGEEKVTPLEILQGGGERILIVEDSDAVREFAVNVLRDNGYRPFEARNVREAMELFSGEGGDFHLLFSDVILPDGTGQQLADELRSRKSDLKILLSSGYSDGESRCKIAMSEDFHFLQKPYSPAELLEAIKSALSS from the coding sequence TTGGCGGAGGAGGGATCGGATAGAACAGAAAAGCTTTCCCCGCGTATGGCCACCCGGCGTGAGGAGACCCAGACGGGGTTGGAAACTGAGCGTATGTCGTTGAGGGCCATACAGATGGTATCCGATGCCGTTCATGAATCACTTGATCTTCTCTCAGTGGCGAAGAATGCCGTTAATGCTATGATGCGTTACATGCATTCGCCTTCAGTGGGGCTTTTCCTTTATAGCGAAGGTTCTTCAAGTCTCAAGCTTCTATATGCCAGGGGTTTCAGCGAAAGGATACTGCACGCGGGCAGCGAGCTACCGGTGGAAAGGAGCCTAAATGGCCTTGTCATAAGGCAGAAAAAGATCATAAGCTGTGAGGATTTATCAAACGATCAAAGGGTAGAGCTGAAGGTCAGGGAGGAGCTTTTAAAAGAGGGTTTCACCAGCGTTGTGTCTGTGCCACTGCTCTATCAGGATAGAGCGATAGGGGCCATAAGCTTGGTTTTCAAGGGGAAATATACCCTGAGCGAGGATGAACGGAGAACTCTCTTAGCGATCGGCAAAACGATAGGCTTGGCCATCGCCAACGCCCAACATGTGGCCCGACTCGAAGCGGAGATCAACGAGCGAAAACGAGCTGAGGAGGAGAAGGAAAGGCTGCAGAGCCAGTTACTTCACGCCCAGAAAATGGAGGCGATCGGCAGATTAGCAGGTGGCATCGCTCACGATTTCAACAACATGCTCACACCGATCATCGGTTATGCTAATATCCTATGCAGCCATCTGTCATCGGACAACCGGCTCTTTCGCTACGCCAAGGTGATCAGAGACACGGCGGAGCGAGCTGCTTCGCTTACAGCCCAACTTCTCGCTTTCAGCCGTAGACAAACGCTCAAAATGGAGGTGCTAAATCTCAATCTGGTAATCTCAGACATGAAAGAGATGCTTGGACGGCTAATCGGCGAGGATATCGAATTGACCACCCTCCTCGATTCAGAGTTAAAGCTGATAAAAGCCGATAAAGGACAGATCGAGCAGGTAATCATGAATCTGGTCCTGAATGCCAGAGATGCCATGCCTCAGGGAGGCAAGATAATGATCAAAACCGGAAACATCCGCGTGAATGAGGAATATTGTAAACTGCATGCTGAAGCCCGTCCCGGGGATTTCGTTTACCTGCTGGTCGAGGATACCGGCATCGGAATCGACGAGGAAATGGTTCATCGGATCTTCGAGCCGTTCTTCACTACAAAGGAGAGGGGTAAAGGCACGGGGCTCGGTCTATCGGTCGTCTACGGAATCATCAAACAGCACGGCGGATGGATAAACGTCTATAGTGAACCCGGGAAAGGATCAACGTTTAAAATATATCTCCCCGCTCTGCTTTCGGAAAAGGAAGCGAAGGCTGGGGAGGAGAAGGTAACCCCGCTTGAAATCCTCCAAGGCGGTGGCGAAAGGATTCTTATTGTGGAAGATTCAGATGCGGTGCGGGAGTTCGCCGTAAATGTCCTTCGTGATAACGGATATCGCCCCTTCGAAGCCCGAAACGTGAGGGAAGCTATGGAACTTTTTTCCGGTGAGGGAGGGGACTTTCATCTTCTCTTCAGTGATGTCATACTTCCTGACGGAACCGGACAACAATTGGCGGATGAACTCCGAAGCCGCAAGTCAGACCTGAAGATCTTGTTGAGCAGCGGATATTCAGATGGGGAGTCGCGATGTAAAATCGCTATGAGCGAGGATTTCCACTTCCTACAAAAACCATATAGCCCAGCCGAGCTACTTGAGGCCATCAAATCGGCTCTTTCCTCGTGA
- a CDS encoding Gfo/Idh/MocA family oxidoreductase translates to MYKAAILGCRGRSKGHIRAYERVTKGKVVAICDLVEDLLNSFGDEFGIDRRYTDIHEMLDKEKPDLLHIVTRPALRVELLTIAAEHEVPAVIVEKPIAIDGEDYLAICELNKRSSTKFIVNHQLHFHPKRLELQRDVDEGKIGEIRLLEVSARLNLLGQGTHILELMFSFNGHVPATSVFGQVSGDKGLYTTHPAPDMAEAVITFENGTRGVILCGKNAPSVGEGVAEHMHKRISVYGTRGFIQWQMNFWERSTPKGYECGEKSYGAEDLLGQAGLTEAAFEWIEDESRPHPTRLELALQQFNVILGLYASALDRKPIELPYKPDGNFLERLRERLKT, encoded by the coding sequence ATGTATAAGGCAGCGATCCTCGGCTGTAGGGGAAGATCTAAAGGACATATAAGGGCCTATGAGCGTGTGACGAAGGGAAAGGTCGTGGCGATCTGCGACCTTGTGGAGGACCTGCTCAACTCCTTCGGAGATGAATTCGGGATAGACAGACGCTACACCGATATCCACGAGATGCTTGACAAGGAAAAGCCGGACCTCCTGCACATCGTCACCCGTCCCGCTTTAAGGGTCGAGCTTTTGACTATAGCGGCCGAGCATGAGGTGCCGGCCGTAATAGTCGAAAAGCCCATAGCCATCGACGGCGAGGATTACCTCGCCATCTGCGAGCTTAACAAGAGGAGTTCCACCAAATTCATCGTCAATCATCAGCTTCACTTTCATCCAAAGCGACTCGAGCTTCAAAGGGACGTGGATGAGGGGAAGATAGGGGAGATAAGACTCCTGGAGGTGAGCGCCCGGCTGAATCTTTTAGGCCAGGGCACACACATACTGGAGCTCATGTTCAGCTTCAACGGACATGTCCCGGCTACATCCGTCTTCGGACAGGTATCGGGGGATAAGGGGCTCTACACGACCCATCCCGCGCCCGATATGGCCGAGGCGGTTATAACGTTTGAAAACGGGACTAGAGGGGTGATCCTGTGCGGCAAAAACGCCCCTTCCGTCGGCGAAGGAGTGGCGGAGCACATGCACAAACGGATCTCAGTCTATGGTACCAGGGGGTTCATACAGTGGCAGATGAACTTCTGGGAGAGAAGCACTCCTAAGGGGTATGAGTGTGGTGAGAAAAGCTATGGCGCCGAAGATCTACTCGGACAGGCCGGATTAACCGAAGCGGCTTTCGAATGGATCGAGGATGAAAGCCGTCCTCATCCCACCCGACTTGAGCTCGCCCTTCAACAGTTCAACGTGATCCTCGGACTCTATGCCAGCGCTCTGGATAGAAAACCGATCGAACTGCCATATAAACCGGATGGGAATTTCCTGGAGAGGTTGAGAGAAAGGTTGAAAACCTGA